GACTACCTCGCGGAAGTCCTCTAAGGCCCGGCTCCAGCTACTTCTGGATGCACTGCCCCGAGGACACGGGTGCGCTGAAGGACCCTGCCTGGGAGGCTACCGGGCTCAGGTCGTCCATGGTGATGGCAAAGCCCATCTCGGCGTCGGACGTCGCTTTCGCGAAGATCACGCCCGCCACCTGGCCTTCTGTGGTCAGGAGTGGGCCGCCCGAGTTGCCGGGCTGGACGTTTCCGGCCAGCCGGTAGATCTCTTCAGGGGACGGGTTGCTGCCGTAGATATCCGGCACCAGCACCGTGGTGATGTCCTGGATGGTGGCGGGCCGGGACTGGAAGGGGCCGCCGTGCGGATAGCCTGCGAACGCTGCGGGGCTGCCGTTGGGCAGATCGGTGCTCAGCGGCAGGGGCTGGACCGGGAGGTCCTCCACGGCAAGCACGGCGAGGTCATGCTGGGTGTCGAAGTAGACAACGCGCCCTGGCATCGCTCCGCCGTCGGGCATCTCCACTACCGGCTCCGACACGCCCGCCACTACATGTGCATTCGTCACTACCCGGTCCTCGGAAACGACGAAGCCGGTACCCGTCTGGTTCTGGCCGCACTGATACGCCGTTCCGGCAATTTTGAGGACGGATTCGCCGGCGCGGTTCAGGGCAGGGGTGTCGGTGCTGGCGTCGGGCACGGGCACGGCCTGTCCCTGGTCCAGGCCTTCAATCAGGGTGGGAATGCCGTTGCCGATCACTTCGGACCGCAACTGGGCCATGGTGGCTTTCAGAGGATCCGGCGTCATGCCGTCGATGAAGCGGATCACCTTGGATTCTGCCAGCTGCTGCGAAACAAACGGCACACCCAAAGAACCGATGCTGAAGGCCAGCATTGACATCACCAGAGCGGAAACCACCAGGTTCACTGCGCCGCCCACCAGCCGGTCAACGGCCCGCAGCGGCCTGATCCGCACTGCGCCGCGGATTTGGCGGCCGATCATGGTTCCGAGGCCATGGCCAAGAACCACCAGGGCGACGGCGGCGGCCACGATGGCGGTCAGCCTCCAACCGGAGTCCGCCACGAAGCCGCTCACCAAAGGGACTGCGAAAAAGGCGGCGATGGCTCCGGCAGCAAACCCGGCAATGCCGCCGACAGTGACGAGGAAGCCGTTGCGCAGGCCGTAGGCGAAGTAGGACAGCAGCGCCAGGATCAGGACGAGGTCCAGGACAGTCAAGCCGACCACTAAGGCTCCTTATAAGCAGTTGTAGGCTCATTCTAGTGGCGCAGGCTGACAATCTTCTGTGGTCCCTGCTGCCCGTCCTGCCCGTCGTTTGGGCGTTTTGGCTGCCAAGTTCGTCACAGAACCTTGAAAATTCTGAAACAATGGCACAAGCGCCACAGCCGAAACTTTTATTCAGGAGATTTTATGGACATCGAGGTACTGCGCCGAGCACCACTTTTCGCCACGCTCGACGACGACGCATTCCGTTTGTTGACGGACGAGCTCACCGAGGTGGACCTTTCCCGCGGTGCTTCGGTTTTCCGCGAGGGCGACCAGGGCGACCAGCTCTACTTCATCGTTTCCGGCAAGGTGAAGCTGGGGCGCACTTCCCCGGACGGCCGGGAATCGCTCCTTGCCATCCTCGGCCCGGGTGAGCTCTTCGGCGAAATGGCCCTGTTCGATCCCAGCCCGCGTACCGCCACCGCCACCGCCGTGTCGGAAACCCGCCTGGCCGGGCTGAAGAACGAAAGCCTGAACAACCTGCTCCGCACCCGCCCTGAGGTTTCCGCGCAGCTGCTGCAGGCCCTCGCCCGCCGGCTTCGCCGCACCAACGACTCCCTGTCGGACCTGGTGTTCTCCGACGTGCCGGGCCGCGTAGCCAAGGCACTCCTGGACCTTGCGGACCGCTTCGGCCGCCCGGCCACTGATGGTGTGCTGGTGGCCCACGAGCTCACCCAGGAAGAGCTGGCCCAGCTGGTTGGTGCTTCGCGCGAGACCGTCAACAAGGCCCTCGCCGAGTTCGTCCAGCGCGGCTGGCTCCGCCTGGAGGCCCGCGCAGTGGTCATCCTGGACATGCAGCGCCTCCGCCAGCGCTCCCGCTAATTCCACAGCACAAAGGCCGTCCCGAGGGGACGGCCTTTGGTGGTTAAGCCGGCTCCCGCAAACCCACCACCGGGTTTCGACAGGCTCAACCACCGGATTTCGACCGGCTCAACCACCGGCCCGGCTCCCGCAAACCCACCACCGGGTTTCGACAGGCTCAACCACCAGGTTTCGACACGCTCAACCCCCGGCTCAGCTTCGGTTCAGCGTTCCCGCTGGGGATCCCCCGCCACGGTCTTGGCGGCTTCGACCTCGAGCAGCAGTTTGCCGTCTTCCTCCACGAGCTGCGGCTGGTACACGTGTGCCTTGCGCTTGTAACTGAGGTACGCGATGCAGCCATTGGCCATGGCCATCTTTTCGAGCATGATCTCCGAGCCGGGAACCAGGAGCTCGCCGAGGGTGCGGCCCACCGTGTTCTCCTGGCCCACCTCGTCACCGAGCGCGGTGGTATCCCGGCCGGCAATGACGTCGGCCGCGTTCACCCACCGCCCCCACACACCCTTGCCTTCCAGCAGGGCGGGCTGCTGGTTCAGCGGCACGGTGGCCGCGAAGTAGCGGGTATCGAACCTGCGGTGGGCGAAGTCCGGGCTGCGCCAGTTGACCAGGGACTTCAGCAGGTCGGTCCGGAGGGACAGTCCCCGCTTGCCGAGGACCTCCGGGAAGGTCTTTTCCTGGTTGGCCACGGCGAGGCGGGCCCGCATCCACTCAGCTGTGGACGTCGCTTCAAACGTGGTCGCCATGTCCGGGCCGGCAAGGAGCACGCCGGTCTCCTCGAAGAGTTCGCGGATCGCGCCCACCACGTGGCGGCGCGCCAGTCCGACGTCGTCCGTTCCCATCTGCTCGGCCCAATGCTGGGGCGAGGGGCCCAGCCAGCCGATAGGGTCGTCGTCGGCGGCGTCCAGGGAGCCGCCGGGAAACGCGAGGACCCCCAGCGGCGAGGAACCGGGCCGGTAAGCCAGCCAGGTTTCCAGGCCGGTGGGGGAATCACGCAGCAGGACAACAGATGATGCTAAGCGAGCGGCCCGGGGGCTCCTCTCGCCATGTTCGAGCCAGCTCTGCGCTGCCCCTTCAAGGTCCTGAGGGAGTGCGAACAGGCGTCGGGCAAGGTGAGGCAAAGGAAGCGACCGGTCCTAGCTGAATTCGGCGATCAGTTCGACCTCAACCGGAGAGTCGAGCGGCAGCACAGAAACGCCGACGGCGGAACGTGCATGCTGGCCTGCGTCACCGAGGACGCGGCCCAGCAATTCCGATGCACCGTTGATGACACCGGGCTGTCCGGTGAAGGACGGGTCCGAAGAGACGAATCCCACAACCTTGACGATGCGGGTGATCCGATCGAGGTCGCCAATGACGCTCTTGACGGCTGCCAGGGCGTTGACGGCACAGACCGC
This genomic interval from Arthrobacter sp. SLBN-100 contains the following:
- a CDS encoding MarP family serine protease encodes the protein MVGLTVLDLVLILALLSYFAYGLRNGFLVTVGGIAGFAAGAIAAFFAVPLVSGFVADSGWRLTAIVAAAVALVVLGHGLGTMIGRQIRGAVRIRPLRAVDRLVGGAVNLVVSALVMSMLAFSIGSLGVPFVSQQLAESKVIRFIDGMTPDPLKATMAQLRSEVIGNGIPTLIEGLDQGQAVPVPDASTDTPALNRAGESVLKIAGTAYQCGQNQTGTGFVVSEDRVVTNAHVVAGVSEPVVEMPDGGAMPGRVVYFDTQHDLAVLAVEDLPVQPLPLSTDLPNGSPAAFAGYPHGGPFQSRPATIQDITTVLVPDIYGSNPSPEEIYRLAGNVQPGNSGGPLLTTEGQVAGVIFAKATSDAEMGFAITMDDLSPVASQAGSFSAPVSSGQCIQK
- a CDS encoding Crp/Fnr family transcriptional regulator, with amino-acid sequence MDIEVLRRAPLFATLDDDAFRLLTDELTEVDLSRGASVFREGDQGDQLYFIVSGKVKLGRTSPDGRESLLAILGPGELFGEMALFDPSPRTATATAVSETRLAGLKNESLNNLLRTRPEVSAQLLQALARRLRRTNDSLSDLVFSDVPGRVAKALLDLADRFGRPATDGVLVAHELTQEELAQLVGASRETVNKALAEFVQRGWLRLEARAVVILDMQRLRQRSR
- a CDS encoding NUDIX hydrolase; protein product: MPHLARRLFALPQDLEGAAQSWLEHGERSPRAARLASSVVLLRDSPTGLETWLAYRPGSSPLGVLAFPGGSLDAADDDPIGWLGPSPQHWAEQMGTDDVGLARRHVVGAIRELFEETGVLLAGPDMATTFEATSTAEWMRARLAVANQEKTFPEVLGKRGLSLRTDLLKSLVNWRSPDFAHRRFDTRYFAATVPLNQQPALLEGKGVWGRWVNAADVIAGRDTTALGDEVGQENTVGRTLGELLVPGSEIMLEKMAMANGCIAYLSYKRKAHVYQPQLVEEDGKLLLEVEAAKTVAGDPQRER